CTGACTACAGACAGCAGCCTGGCTTCCTACAGGTCTGACTATAGACAGAGGCTGGCTTCCTGCTCTGGTGTCTATAGAGTAGGAGTTGGTTTCCTGGGCTGGTTGCTGCAAATTGTGGGTCAGAGtcctatttttatatatagtttgACCATCATTTATTTGCATACTCAGCCTCTAATTTATTACAAACATTTGCAAACATACATAAAAGTAGAGATAGTAATATAGTGAACTTCCATACATCCATCtagatttaataattttattttgtcatatttgaTTTAAAGTTTGGTATTTTCATGTGGATCATAGCATCACAATATGGCATCCCTATATGTTGTTTCAAGTGCATCTCAATATTTATAAAGATGTTTTCTTATATGTCCACAATATTGTTATCATACTGAATACAAATTTTAAATCCTTAATGTCATCCAATATCGAATCCATATTCAAACTTCCCAAAAAATATCCCAAAATGTCTTTGTATCATTGGTTTGTTCTAGTCAGAATCTAAAGAAAGGGACATATTGCATGAAGTCATATCCTTTAATTATCtttgtttaaacattttattaatgtCTAACATACAGACAGGAAAGCAATCAATTAAAAGTCTGCAGCTCAAATAGGAAATACCCATGTCACCCACTACTATCAAATCAATACTCCGAACCTGCACCCCAAAAGTCTCTATGTACCCCTGCTTTCAGACACTGCCCCACCTGCCAAGGGTAACTACAATCCTAACCTCCAATAGCATCAATCATCTTATAGCGTTTTGAAgtttatttaaatgaaatctcattttatgtaaatgaaaatgtGTCTGGCTTATCTTGGTCAGCCTCCTGTTTGGAGATCCCTGCATGGTTTTCTGTGGGGAGATTGTCATTCTTTCCTACCTATGGCTGTGtagtcccagcccagcccactaGCTACAGGTGCCCATTCCTAGCTGCGTGCGACAAATAAGTTCCACCCGCTGATCTGCCTCCTGACTCTCCAAATGTGGCCTCCAGGGGAGTAGGACCTATTCTCCCTTTGGAAATTGATGCCCAAAAGGCTGAGCCAACATTCAAATCTGTGGGTAGTCCAGGGGGCCCTGAGTCTCTGGCCTTCCACTGTCTCTCACCTGGAGATCCTTACCTTGATTACACCTGCAGAGACCCTTATTCCAAGTTAGGGTCACATGCTGAGGTTCTGGGTGGACAGCTGAGCCCACTGCAGGAGGTTAGGAATCCATTCAACCCAAGGCCCCAAAACTTAATCCAAACCCAAAAGCGTGGTTCTTCCCAGGGgactggctcccaggtgctgccaGGTCCCTCACAGAGTGGCAGCATCAAGGCCAAATCCTCCAGCAGGGCCAGGCTGTGCACCCTGGGTCACTGTTGGGTGGAGTGTGAGTCCCCAGGGGGTGATTTCCAGGGAGCCTGCATTCTCAGCATTCACCTGTGATTCACCACCCGTGGGCTTTAGAAGCCTCTCAGCCCAACCTCTTCTCGAGACCAATGAGGAAACAGGGACCAAGAAAGACAATAATTTTATTAGCAACAGGGCCTTCTCTTAGACGCCTGGGATGTGTCACACACTCAGCAGGGTTTGGGGAGAGATGATAGTCACTCCACCCCTGGGAGACAGATACTCTGTTATCCGTATCTCCTGTGTGGCGCTAGCAAGCCTCAGGGTGGAAAGTAACCTGCCCCAAGTCCTAGAGCTCAGAAAGGCAAACTGGGTTCAAACACAATCTTTCCAGATCTTTCTGTCGCATGCGGACACTGCAAGTAAGTTAAGTGCTTGCCGGGCCTGTGAAGGAGTGATTCTTCCCAGTACAGTGTTCATTCCATGGCCACACCCTGCCTGCCATTCGCTATCCCACGGACACACCTCTTCCTGAGTGAGTCCCCTACGTttattttcaatcctcacctgacaCCCGAGGgcatgtttttcattgatttttttttttcttttaagagagagaggaaggggatggagagagagagagagagagagagagagagagagagagagagaaacatcatcactgggttgcctcccatacatgccccaacctgggatcaaacccacaacctacatttgtatcctgactgggaattgaacccacaaccttttggtatatgtgaggacactccaaccaactgagccacctggccagggcagtaagTAAACTAAGTTAAAAGTTCCCATTTGGGGGATTTCATGGGCCATTAGAAtttagatgatagatgatagctaAATAAATgtggatgatagatagatagatagatagatagatagatagatagatagatagatataatagATAGGCAGACATCTGCACAGGCTAGTCAACCTTTTACTTTGGCAAATACAGATACTAACAAAACCAATGATCATCTTCCCTCATGGCCATTTCATAAAATGAAGCACTGCCAAACAAGGAAGGAAGAACATAATCTCAGAGTAAAAATAGtcctttaaattaaataaatgtaacaCCATGGAAAACAACAGTGCCCTTATTTGCCTGCTGTATGCTGAGTCACTGCTCAATCACTTATCTACGGCACTCATCTTCAGGAAGAGGCTAGTTTTCTGCAGAGTGAAGCCCCACAGTGAAAAAATTCAGACGTTGTCAGAGTTGAAGGCCCCTCTGGACTCATCCAGACCAGTGTGCTCTGGGCAAGGAGCCTTGAGTCCAAAGACCATGGCCTGAGTCCCAGCACAACCGCATAGGAAGTGGGGGGCTACGGCCTCGCCCctgaacctctctgggcctcagtttctgctGTTATAAACTGGGAATACATTAATGACCTCCTCACAGGGATAAAGAGCATCCCTCCACCAGGCAGTCCAGCAAGGCCAGGCAGTCCCTCCGCCTCCCTCAGCGTCCGGGAATCTGCTATCCCTGGCAGGGGTCCCCTCCCCAGTTGCCCACTTCCTGTTCATGATGCAGTGGCCACCTCACACCCCGAGGGTAGCTCAGGGGCGCAGCCCTTCCTCCTTCAGCCCAGCTCTCCTCCCGCACCGTGGAGAACGGCCAGATTCCCCATTATAACCTCTGCAGCGTCTGAGCAGCGAGCCCTTCTGCCTTAGGCCTTCCCCGCAAAGTGGTGGAAATGGCGACCCAGCGGAAACCCTCCTGAAGGTGTCAGACTGCCCACCTAAGGAGCCAGGTGGCAATGACCAAGGCAAGGTTCCTGGCTAAGATTTCCTAACATGCCTGTGACccttctcctgcccccagcccaccgGGGAAGAGGTCACTTTAAAATGACTGCTTAGCTTTGCAAATACTCCGCGGGGTTGGAGGGAGGCGAACACCTGTCTGCACTTCCAAAGCACGTCATCCTCCTTCTCAGCCTTCGGAGGCAGCAACCCAAGCCCCTCCTCCGGACGAGTGTCTTTGAATGACCACCACAGGCTGAAGGCACAATTtcatccttccccttcctccctccctcagggaAGGCGCCTGCACCTGCTGCTCTGGACAGGGGGGACATGTgctttggggaggggggagcactaCCCTGTGGTGGTTCCGGGGGTGGGTGTTGAGAGGATTTGCCTGAATTTAACGTTGTAGGAAGTGTTGAAGGACAACCCACAACTGCAGGTGCAGAGGGCTGGGGCTTGGGACCCACCGCTGCAGACACCATCTCCTTGACCCCAAGCTGTCTTTCACCAGGGCTGGTGCCACAGTCTCCAAAAATGTACCCCCCTCCCTATTTGGGTCTGGCTCTCACTCTGTTTGGGGTGGGTCAGGGGGACCCATGGTGACTGGGAAGAATAGCCTACTTTCTCTCCCAATAAACTTTTTGCTGTGATGAGAAATCTCTCCCATCCCACTCACAGGAGGGATATTAGTAACTGCTGGTTTGAGTGGGGCTGATGGGGTCAGAGGCCTCGGGGAacctggcgggggaggggagaagacacCAAGGCCCAAAGGCAGCTGATcggaggagggagaagagcagAGGCTGAGGAGAGCGCTGCTTGGGGAGCTTCTCCCAggcaggcggggggcggggggggggtgcgggcggGGGGGCCTGAAGGAAGCAGCAAGAGAGGCTGTGGATCCAGGATACAGAGGAGAGAGtggccagcctggtcccccagcGCAGCGCACCTGAGCGTGCCCAGGGAGGCACCAGGCTCCTCCAAGAAGAAGGGAGTGGGTATAGCAGTGTTGTAAGGAAAGCTGGACTTGTTGTTGGTGACCAGTGgatgggaagaaaggagggagaaaaaaggagagagggaagggtgCAGTGGGAGGGGGGACAGAAAGGAAGTTCTTCGTTCTCTCCCTCATTTGATTAAAGCTGTACGGAATCTCAGTCTAGGGCACAGCGCTGCCCCGGACCCTCTGGAGGTCATACAGAGGAGTCAGGGCGATCACGCGGCGATGACCTCGGGAAGGGTGTCTGGACTCTgctggcctcccctccctcccccacacaaaGAGTGTCTAATACCAGGAGAGTGTCTAAAAGCATTCATCTCTTACTGACTTGCAAACCTATAGGCATTTGCACTTGAACCCATCCTTTCTGATCATGAAATGAAAGGGTTTAATCCCACCTTAACGGCGATTGAGCCAGCGTGGCTCTGGGGGAGTATTTGGCAGGTGAGTGTTGCCTCTCAGCAGCTGGCATTGCTCTGCACAGGTGACCACCTGCCTCCCCATGGGACTGGGGGATGAGAGAACTCTGGTGGCTGTGAGGTACACTGATGGGCTCTAGGTGAGAAATTGGAATAGGCAGTTGGGCTcgctctataccagtggttctcaaccttcctcatgccgcgaccctttaatacagttcctcatgttgtggtgacccccaatttcattgttacaaattgaacataattaaagcatagagattaatcacaaaaacaatatgtaattatatatgtgttttccgatggtcttagagacccctgtgaaagggtcgttcgacccccaaaggggtcccaacccacaggttgagaaccgcggctcTATACCCTTACGGGCCTACGAACAGGAAGGTGGGAATCTGATGTGATTCACACGGGCGGTGGGAAAAGGGGTCGTTTAGATGTTAAAGGTCACACTGAACCGGAGGCATCACTTCCTGTGCTGACAAAGCACGTAAAATCCCAGGCCGCACTAAAAGATGGGCTCCAACCCGTACGTAGCCCGTGCTGTCAGAGAAGAGCAGACTGCGTTTAATCCGACCTTGTGGTCActtgcttcacctctctgagccttggctttctcatctgtaaaataggatgcTTACCTCCCAGGGGTATTGTGAGGTTCCAGCTTGATGAAAGAGTGTTTAGTGCAGCGCCTAGCACTAGCAGACACTACACctgtgcgtgcgcacacacacgaTTATGTATTAAGGATCACTACTCTAATGGACAAATGATACCCTTTGTGGAGGGCTTGCAATATGCTAGACATTGTTCCGATGTGTGACATGTCTTAATTCATTGAACCCTTTTGAAAACCCTACAAGTGGtactattatcccattttatagataagaaaattgaggcacagagacatTAGGTAACTCACTCAAGATCACAGAGCTAGAAAGCTATTGAGTCTGAAAGTAAGATGCCAATCAGTAAACTGTTGATTTTGTTGGCTTAATGGGCACTGCTGTTCCCAGTTTTAAATACTAAAAACTTGATTAGATGATATAATATTTATCTCTGGCAAGAAGAACGCATACCAGCTTGAGTGGTTTCTATTTTATGTGGCTCTCATCTGCTTTTCCTTTGGCTTCAGCACAAAAGCCCTGTCTGGCCCTCCCCTGAGGCCGGGCTGGAGGCAGACGCTGAGAGCAGGAAGGTGTGTGAGGAACCCTTTGCCTTTGCCCTTGCTTCCAACTGCCGCAGGTCCCACATGCCGGGTGCTGAGGAGCTGTGACGATGGAGGCTCTCCCCAAAGCCCTGGAGGTCGACGAGAAGTCTCCTGAATCCAAGGACCTGCTGCCCAGCCAGACTGCCAGCTCCCTGTGCATCAGCTCCAGAAGTGAGTCTGTCTGGACCGAAGCCCCCAGGAGTAACTGGGAGATCTACCGCAAGCCCATCGTCATCATGTCCGTGGGTGGCGCCATCCTCCTCTTCGGCGTGGCCATCACCTGCTTGGCCTACACCCTGACTCTGGGTGATATGAGCCGTAAGGTCCTTAAGATGATAGGGCCTGCGTTCCTGTCCCTGGGACTCATGATGATGGTGTGCGGGCTGGTGTGGGTGCCCAtcatcaagaagaaacagaagcagaGGCAGAAGTCCATGTTCTTCCAGAGCGTCCGGTCCTTCTTCTTAAATCGCTGATggtggcctcccctgctggccccccCTCGTCCTGCACCTCAACCAGGAGGAGGAGATCTGGTGACCAACATCCAACAGCCCATCACCTTGGTGGTGGGTTTGCCATGAAAGTGATCCAGGCAAGCCCACTTCCAGGATCCGAGGGAAAGAGAGAGCTCGGGACTCCACCCTCCATGTAGTGAGGGCGCATTGCTGGATGCATCCATTTAGTGTCTTATCACCGATGCTCCCCTAGATCCTGCCCGCAGCCATCCCCTTTCATGGCTCCCATTCCCTGTCGTGCATTCAGGAGTCACTCAGCTAACTCCCTCTGCCAAGTGCTATGCATGTTGGGAAATTCCTTGGGGTGGGCTATGCCCCAAGGAGAgcctcatgtttacagagctgagtGCCTGAGCTAGAGTCACATTTGCATCCTTCTAGAACCAAACTGACCAACAGTGGTCcttcagagaggggagagggggctgaCTTCTGACCCCTGGGTTTGCCAGCCCGGCTCATGGGTGAGATATTGACTTGCATTTCAAGAGACCAGACAAGTCACAAGTATCAAACATTCCAAAGAGTGAACAGTGAAGGAGCTGGGGAAGCCACGATCCCCCTGGACAAGCTGGGTCAGCCAGCCGAGGAAGTTAAGTCTCAGTTACACAGTATTCACAGAGTCAGTGGGGTGTGCTAGGGGTGTCACAGTTTCTCCTTGACCTTCTAACTCCTTCTCCTTGACGACTCTCCCCTCTGAGCTTGCCAACTAGCCAAGGACAAGTGCATGTGGCCCTAACATCCTCTTTGTCCCTACCCTTGATTCTAGAACAGCAACGATGAGCTTCGGAGGGATTCTATAAGATTGCTCTCTCCTTCACCGCCATTTAGAGTCAAAACTAAGAGGATAGAATTCCACATTTGAATGGTCTGTAGGTTTCCAGAGATGGAAACCGTTTCAAAAATctgtctccctgcccccacccaccaaacaagcaaacatatattatgggccaggccctgggtttGGAGCAGACAGACACGTTCCTGCTCTAGTCTTCCCAAAATGTGAGATACAGCCTGGCCAGCAGGCACTGCAATACCCTGGGCTGTGTACTTGATGGAGAAAGGTGGGTGGGTgtggcagcaggagggggcaTCTAACCCAGACTTGAGAGAGGACATAGAGGTTGTGGAGTCCCCATCATTCAATATGGGAACAAAAGGAAGACGAGAGCTAgcaaagaggaggaaggagcagcATCTAGGGCAGCAGGAACTGTCTTTGTAAgctggatgggggagggagcatgATAACACTTAGGAAACTGCATAGAAACTCTTCTAACCTCCCAAATGTTGCACTTCGCCCTTCCTTGTGGCTGCTTCTCCCCCAAGTGCCTCAGGACAGCTTCTCCTGGGACACACTGAGGGCCTCGGGGGTGTGTGGGAGACTGGAAGGGGGTCTCCTGAGGGCCTGCCAAACAGACAGCACCCACGTGGAAGGTGCTCCCAAGGCCAGAGACCCTCAGGTGACAGACGAGGAGGGGTACCTGAGACAGGTTGCCACAACGCCACCCTAGGTCAGGCCTGGGCCAGTGGAGAGCACTGATAAGGAGCTGGGAGGGAAACGTGTCCTGCCCTGCACTCAGCCTGGGCTTGAGCTGACTCCCTTCACTCCTTAGTCTTCTGGTCTcctggtcaccatggcaacctTTCTCTCAACAGCCCTCCAGGCATCTCTACCTGGTTCCCTCTGCATCATGGGAAATTCCATGAAGGCAGGTACCTGTGACATGAGGGCATCCCGTACCCTTCTTACCTAAGGAGCCAGAGTTCAGGGAGCTGGTGGCCTTTGAGCTTCACCCAGAATGGTCATGTCGTTCATTCAGTGTATCCGAGTCCTTTAGCCCACCTGCCCCTGCAAACAGGGTGTCAGGATCAACCCCGGGGTGTTGCAAGTGCTATGTCACTAACTGTAATTCCGGTGCCCCCAGTGACCGGCTTGCAGATCATTTCCTTTCTCTGACGTGAAGGCAGGTTCAGTAGCGGCCCTGTCATGTCATTCCTACATTCCTTGATGCTCTATGGCAGGGGAGCAAATGCGGTGGTGGTCTCCCAGTTAGCTCAATGGAAATCCACACTCCCTGTGTCTTGACTCATCTGCCCGAAAGCTAGTCGTCTGGGCAGAGCTGTGGGAGGAGGCCCCAGGTGGATGTCACTACCACCATGTCTTAGTGGAAGGAAGTTTGGGGACAGCCAGGACTCTAGAAAGTGTCCAAGCTCTGGACTCCCCTGCAGTCTGCAGCGATACTTGCCCGCATTCCCTGCTCCTCAAGCTAGTTTTTCAGATAGGAAAGCTCTGAGGACAGCTCCCCAAGCGTCCTGCAACCCCCTGGAGGTCCCCTATACAAATGTGGGCCTAGGAGCACGCCAGCGTCACACTAAAGGGTTTTGCCAAAGCCTCACCCGTGGAAGCCTGAGGTATGGGTGTGCCTGGCCTGTGAACGCAGCGCAGGTCAGACACCGTGTCTCTGCCCAAAGCTCCACCACATGACCGCGTTCATGCCCGCGGGTCAGAGAAGGGCCAGCATCCCTGCGCTCAGCCAGCTGGATTGCATTACCCCCCATCGCTCTTCTCCCCGGAGAGTGCAATTGAATCTGAGGCCTAAAGGAATTGATGTCATGTTGAATTGTATTCAGCATGCTCCTTACCAGTGAATTCTACTTCTTCTATTTAACAGTGCCTGCTGTTTCATTCTGCTCCACCAGAATTCCTGGGACTGGGTCCACTCATTCATTCCTCTAAGCTGcccctctcaccaccacatgtcCGCTCCCCCACCCGGGAGCTGCCCAGGAGAAAGGGGGCAGGGTGGGTTTCATGCATGGTTCCTCAGGGCCTCACAGGAGCTGATGACCCTACTCTCCATCCCATCCGTCCAGTAGGGAGGCCACAATAGAGGCAGAGAGGCAGCATCCGAATGAGTCAGTGGTCTGggggacatggggggggggggcaggcagcacCCGGGCCAGCCTGTCACTGTCCCTGGGAACAAACACAAGGGTGGCAGTTCAGCTCCCGGGCTCCTCatggcctcctccttcctcctaaGCCCCCCTTTCTCCCGGCCCAGCCTCTCTGCCCCTCTTGGTCTGCATCCCGACTCTCTTCACTGGGCTACAACCAGATTCCTCGTGTCCTTGACTTTCTGCTTGTCCCAGCTTGCCCTGTCCTCTGAGGGAAAACAAGAGGGTGGTGCTAGGTCTGCACGGCGAGCAGTGTGTTTATTCTTGCTTCCACTCCTGCAGCACCATCAGTCTTGACGCCCCACCCGCCTGCCCTCCACACCCACCCATCGTCACTATCTCCGCCCGCCAAGATCGGAGGGCCCTGGAAAGCTAACCCAGAGCCCCAAGCGTGTCTGTATTAAATGTGGGCCAGGGAGCTGCCTGAGCATGGCGAGGCCTCTGGGGGACACCTCTGAGTGCCAGGGGGCTTGGGTAGTGgggaaggcggggtggggggttgtgagaaggggcaggaggagagaggtAAGAGGCACCTGGCAGAGACCTTCTGCAGTGGAGTTGAAAGAACAGAGGAAGGGCCCGGCTGGAAAGAATAAACATTCCGTGGGTGTTTACCACGTACGAGGGGCTGCTCTAAGCACTCTATGCATGAACTCACTTAATCCTTTCCAAATGCCCGGGCCTGGGGTACCACCACCATCATTCCCCTTGACAGGTGAGTGAGTGAGGCACAGCAACACGGAGCTAGGACAACACCCAGCCAGGACTGaatccaggcagcctggctccacaGGCCACACCCCTTACCCCACCCAGTCAGCCCTCCAAAGGCCTCCAAGAGGGGGCAGAAGCACTAGGGTCATGACAGGGCAGGACAAGTAAGAACGGAGCTGGGGTTACAGGACAGCCTGGGAGGATGAAGCAATCGGGGACCCAGAACACCACCCTGGAAAGTGGCCAGGAGCCGGGGGACAcaaggaggcagcagccaggcaGGCCCAGCATTCTGAGGAGCCAGCACCCAGCTGGGGGCATTCACATAGGTTTCGCTCCCCCCCACATCCAGTCCTTTTTAGCGCATTTTAGAGAAACAACCACAGCTCAGAAAAGTAAGGAGCTTGTCCCAGGTCTCACAGCCCATAAGCAACCGATCAGAGATTGAGGCCCAAAGCTGCCTCTGAGGTCCGATGTTCTCATCCCCTGAACTCCTGGTTTTCTGCCATGTGAATGGTCAGAGGCAGGAATGGGGGTCCCCAACCACCAGCACGAGTGACACCGTCAGAGGCGGGGGCCTTGGTCCGGCCTTTGTCCCACAGGCCAGACTCTCCTGCTGACCAGCAGGAGGCTTTGGAACTGCCTGGCCCTGGCTACGGTGCCTTTCCATCACATTGTAGGCCAAGTTCATAAGCCCTCAACAGTTCAAGGTCACCTCTCCCGGGAGTACCCGGAACCGGACAGCAGTCAAGGTCCAGTGTCATTTCTCAAGGGCTTGGAGCTGCTGGACTCCAAGTCTTCCCGCAGGGAGAGGTGCTGTGGGACATTTGTCCTGTTCCCCATTTTCCAAAAGACCGTCCCTGCCCCATTCAAGACGAGAGAGGAGTCACCGATGAGCCTTGGACCTGGCCTCCTAGACCCTGCTAAACCAGGCCATCGTATATCCAGGCCCTACCTTCTGCCCCATCGGGACTCTGAGCCTGTGCCCTCAGCTCTCACGGGGAGTGGCCAGCTCCTGTCTGAGGTTTTCATCTACGCAGACTGCACACAACACCGGGGGCCACACTGGCCCACCCAGCCCTTGCCACATGTCTGTCCGGAGACTCTGCCATCGAGAAGCAGCAgtgtggtctgtcctttcctggACGTGTCTCCCTGTGGGTCCTTCCCTagacccctctctcctccctgctctcctgctcCAAACGGTTCCTTCCAGGACCAGGGCTCCAGTTG
The genomic region above belongs to Myotis daubentonii chromosome 16, mMyoDau2.1, whole genome shotgun sequence and contains:
- the PIRT gene encoding phosphoinositide-interacting protein, with amino-acid sequence MEALPKALEVDEKSPESKDLLPSQTASSLCISSRSESVWTEAPRSNWEIYRKPIVIMSVGGAILLFGVAITCLAYTLTLGDMSRKVLKMIGPAFLSLGLMMMVCGLVWVPIIKKKQKQRQKSMFFQSVRSFFLNR